Proteins co-encoded in one Papaver somniferum cultivar HN1 chromosome 5, ASM357369v1, whole genome shotgun sequence genomic window:
- the LOC113278475 gene encoding uncharacterized protein LOC113278475, whose protein sequence is MATEKMGIKIETNPDETKLTSLGVRSWPKWEGPPSTFPWTFTSNETCYLLKGKVKVTPDGYNDFVEIGAGDLVVFPKGMKCTWEISEAVDKHYNMFLLSLLLFVSLILLILSGGDVLQANSHGHKSER, encoded by the exons ATGGCGACTGAGAAAATGGGGATCAAGATCGAAACTAACCCTGATGAAACCAAACTCACTAGCCTTGGTGTAAGATCTTGGCCCAA GTGGGAAGGTCCCCCAAGCACATTTCCATGGACGTTTACTTCAAATGAAACGTGTTACCTGTTGAAAGGGAAAGTGAAAGTTACTCCTGATGGTTACAATGACTTTGTTGAGATCGGTGCTGGTGATTTAGTCGTGTTCCCCAAAGGAATGAAGTGCACTTGGGAAATTTCAGAAGCTGTTGACAAGCACTACAACATGTTTTTGTTATCTTTATTACTGTTTGTTTCAttgattttgttgattttgtCAGGTGGGGATGTCCTCCAAGCAAATTCCCATGGACATAAAAGTGAAAGGTAA